In the Methanothermobacter sp. K4 genome, TACAGCTACCCGCCAGGTAAGGATGGGTTCACGGCATCATACCTGGACGTCTTCAGGAGCCTCCACGACCTCCTGGTGAAGCTCAACGAGACAGGATACAGGGTTGAAAGAATACCCGACGTGGAGGAACTCTACAGGATGGTCTCAGAGTTTGGTAACAGGGGTACCTGGGCCCAGCCACTCCTTGAAAGGTACGTGAGTGAGCACAGGGCAGAACTGCAGGCCAGCGGGCAGCTCCTTGATGTGCAGAAATACCTGGCATGGTTCAGCAAACTCCCTGAGAAACTCAGGTCAGAGGTCATATCAAAATGGGGATCCGCACCAGGCAGGATAATGACGGTGAACGGCAGCATCGTGATACCAGGTATAATGCTGGGGAACATCTTCGTAACGGTCCAGCCGGCACGTGGCTGGGACGAGGTCACAGACTACCACAACCCCTACCTGCCACCACACCACCAGTACATAGCATTCTACAGGTGGATGGAGAACGTATTCAGGGCAAATGCAATGATACACCTTGGAACCCACGGGACACTGGAGTTCCTCCCCGGGAGGATGATAGGGCTCATGGAGGATGACTGGCCATTCCAGCTCACAGGAATCCCAAACATCTACCCATACATCGTCTCAAATCCAGGGGAGGGCATGGTTGCAAAGGACCGGAGCGGGGCGCTCATAATCGACCACATGACCCCTGCAATGGTTGAGAGCGGACTGTACGGTAAACTCATTGAGATACACGACCTCATCCACCAGTACGAGAACGCCCTCAAGGTTGGCAACAGCCAGATACTCCCGGCCCTTGAGTCCCAGATCAGATCCAGAGCTTCAGAGATGGGATTCAACATGTCAGGAAACTTCACAGATGCCCTTGAGAGGCTTCACCTCAGTCTCCATGAGATAGAATCAGACATAATCCCCCTGGGACTCCACAGCCTTGGAAGGGTGCTTGAGGGTGATGAGCTGGTTGAGGAGGTTCTCACCATAGCATCATCAAGGTCAGAGTTCCTGGAGAACATCAGGAAAACCCTTCACCCCTCAAAGCCCGCCTACAGTGAAATGCTGAAGGATCCCCTCAGATACAGTGACGAGATAGCCTTGGTTAAGAACCTTGCACGGACATGGATCAGGAACATCATAAACGGCACGGTCCCTGCAGGTATAAACCTTACGGACCTTGAATTCATCAATGAGACAATCAGAAGGATACGCGGAAACACCGAATGGCAGAGCCTCCTTTCAGCCCTTGGTGGTGGCTTTGTGAGGCCAGGGCTTGCAGGTGACCCTGCATGGTGTGATGTGCTCCCAACCGGCGTCAACTTCTACGCCACCAACCCCAAGAAGATGCCAACAAGGGCCGCCTGGGAGACCGCGAAGAGAATCACAGACACCCTCCTTGCAGAGTACTACACGAAGCACGGCAGATTCCCTGAACTCATCGGAATGGTGATGTGGGGTACCGAGCTTCTGAGGACCGATGGAGTCGCCATTGCAGAGTTCATGTACCTCCTCGGGGTTAAGCCCCAGTGGAATACCAATGGCGACGTTAAACCGGAACCTGCCCTCATGAACGCATCAGAACTCAAGATCACAGTGAACGGCGTTGAGATACCACGGCCGCGCATCGACGTATTTGTAACTGCCGTTACCGGTAACCAGCTCTGGATAGACCTTATGAACGCCGCTGTTAAGATGGCTGCAGAGGCAAATGACACCGAAAACCATATTAAAAGGCACTACAGTGAATGCGGCTCACTGGACCGTGTCTTCGGACTCAGGGGCCTTGTACTTGAGGGTACAGGTGTATCAGATATGACACCCGCAACCTCAAGATGGAATACCAGCGCTGAACTTGCAGATGTCTACCTCTCAAGGGTCTCCTATGCCTGGAGGTCAACCCCTGGAGGCGTGGATATAAAGCAGAACAGGGGCACCTTCCAGTACCTCCTGGGTAGGGTGAACCTTGTAACCCAGAACCTAGACAGTACCTGGAGGCTCATTGACACAGACGACTACTATGACTGGTTCGGTGGGATGGTCCTTGCATCACGCCACCTAGGCGGCAACCCCGACACTGCACTGGTGGATATACGGAACAGGAACACGGTCACAGTGAGGACCGTTACAGAGGAGATTGAACTTGAGGTGAGATCCCAGCTGCTCAACCCGCGCTACATGGACTCACTCCTCAGCTCACCAAGTGGCTGGCTGGAATACGCCTCAAGGTACAAGAATGTCTTCGGCGTGGCCGTTACAACAGGTGCAGTGAGCAATGAGCTATGGAACCAGCTCGCAGTGAACCTTCTGAGTGACAGGTTCAGGGCATCAAGGGACTATGAGGCTGTTGCAGCCCAGTCAATGATCGCCTGGGTCCTTGAGGCTGCAAGGCGGAACATCTGGAATGCAGATAGGGCTGTCATGAGGGACCTTGCAAACCGCTACATTGAACTTGCCGGGCAGTACGGGGTTGTGTGCTGCCACCATACCTGTGCAAATATAGTCTTCAATAACTGGCTTGTTAAGGTCTCCTCGGTCAACCAGGCCGACCTTAAAAGGTTCGCCGCTGCCCTTGCAGCTGCAACAGGCGCATCAGTCAATATACCAGAGGGGGGAGGTTCAGAGAATCCAGGCCATTCAGGTTCAGAAAGTAACGGTGAAAGCGCAGGAAACGGACAGAAACCTTCAGGTTCACCAGGTGAATCACACAGTGGATCATCCGGTTCAGTGGATGAAAGTCAAGATACAGCGACCCCCGGTGAAACAGTAAAAGGTTCTGAATCAGGAAAGGCCTATGAGGTTTCAGCTTCAACCCGGAGTGGATCATCAGAGAGTCAGGTGCCACTGTACGCGCTTCTGGGTGTTGTGAGCCTTGTTTTACTTGTGGGATTCGGTTACTGGAGGGGTAGATAACCCCCATTTTATTTTTTTATTGAATAAAACTAGATACATCCCGTCTGATTCTCAAGTTCAACTATAACCCTTCTGAGGAGCTCGGAGCCTATACTCCATTCATCCCCATGAAGCTCAATGAAGCCCCTGAGTTCAAGTTCATCAAGTTCGCTACTCTCTGCGGGTATTTCATCACTTTTAAGGGGGCCGTCCTTTAAAAGACTCAGTATACCCTTTTCCCTCTGCGTTAAACAGTTAAGTTCAGCGATCCATGGAAATGCTATCTGCTGAAACTTTGCCTGGAAGTTCTCCTCAAGGAGCGCTGGACCGTATATGATTCCATCTGAGAGCACATTCAGGAAGCTGTCAATGAACAGGGGCATTCCCTCTGTGACCTCATGGATGTATGCTATCCCAGCACCCACAGCCCTGAAACCCGGTGCCTTGAGCCTGATGTACATCTCTGTTTCTCTTTCTGTGAGGGGTGGCACCTCAACAACAGCCGCCAGGGGGAGTTCCCCCTGAATATCCCTGATAAGTTGCTCGCTGTACCTCACCGCCACAGCACAGCTCATGGAGTGCATCTGTGACATCTTCCATGCCTCAGTGAAGGCAGATCTTTCGGGGGACATGCTGTCAAGGAGCACGTTCCACTCCACGGTTCTTGCAAGAACAGTTATCCTCCTGAAGTCAGGTATGCCCTCATGGATCCTCCTGATATCGGTACACCTCATATCAATGAAGGTGGTCCTATTTGGGTTCTCCCCATGAAACCTTCTGAGAATAGCGGTTTTTCCTGAGCCCATCCTACCCGTCAAAATCACAAAGCCAGGGTCATTGAGGGCTTCCTTAATTCTTCTGATTTCCTTTTCCCTTCCAAAAAAATTATCTGTTCTGTTTAAAGAGATTATGGGCATTGAGGACACTTTAATTCATTTAAATAAACATGTGCCCCTTAAGATGATTTAAAGCACTGCAAGTTCACCTGCAGAGGTTATCTCAAGTTTTTCACGGTCTATGAACCCCATGTCACGGAGTTCCCTTATGTGGTTGTAGGTCATTCCCCTGCTTATACCTATCTTGATTGCAAGGTTCTTAACCGAAGTTTCACCTGCTTTGAGTTCCTCAAGGACCTGTTTCTTGGTCTTGGAGATCCCGAAGCTCAGTATGGGGAGGTCTATGAGTTCACTGTCCTCCTCGGTCACATACACTATGCGCTGGACATCATGGTTCCTGGCATAGCAGCCGAAGAGTGCACCGAGTGCCTGGGTCTTCCTGCCCCCGCTTATATTAACCACAACACGCCTTCCATTGGCCCTTTCCTCATCTATGATCTCAACCATGTCCTTTGCAATGGTGACAACATCATAAAGACTTGTCTCGAAGGTCGTTATCTCAACGAAGTTACCCAGGGTGTCTCTGAGGACCTGTTCTACCTGTTCCTTCTCCCTTGGCGCCTTATCCTCCTTGAGCAGTACGACCTTCTTTGGTGAGAACTGTGTTATGCAGAACATCACCGGCTCAATGGAGTATATTGTGGATATCAGCGTTGTATCCATTATTATCACGTCCCTTAAGTTTTCCTATCACAAAGATTTGTTCAGGGAAAACAATCCATTACATATGGTGTTATCTTATTCTGATCATTCTATATATATTTTCCTCTATACAGATTGACATTCAGAAGTGACCCCTTTTTTATTCTTAATCCACTGATATGGTGAAGGGGGTCAGTGAAAATGGGGGTATTCCACATTACATTAAAATGAATTTGCTCATACCATCAGATGATTGCTCCTCTATCATGGGTGGCCCATAATATGTGGAAGGTATAATGAAGTTAATGGATGAGTGGCAGAGAATTCATGATGAAAAATTATCCCACAATCCCTGTAAAATTTATTAATGTAAATGAAAAACATTAACATTTAAATATAATAAAATACTCATTAAGTAATTGTCCTGATTGACATTTTAGAGATGGTGTTGTCCATATGAAACTGAAGTATCTGTGCCACAGAAAACCAGAGAGAACATTTTCAGTAAGAGGCCACTATTTTCCTGTATGTTCAAGGTGTACTGGAATTTACACTGGTGCATTTGCATACTTTATATATGCCTACTTCACAGTGATTGAATATGATATCACCCTTATAATCATAGGAGTCCTTA is a window encoding:
- a CDS encoding cobaltochelatase subunit CobN encodes the protein MAVILAVALTGTASAAEVSGHIKEIYNETSGGYTTLQDALPVKNATITVIYNGSVINETGTASDGSYRVTFSDRFPVEVRISYQTYRPVTYTVNSSQKLNHTFMPDIAIISSVPEKGRILKSMGNRRIIYHDMWDPSSAASDWIMEHVNFAYLDMAMPGTGWGDSWYPYLLRSPANQRNMIAAGFGYPTDTDSDPYGGTGLNLLGGTPGNDTPDTVENTYIASYYALASGGAARENLENMIKYIQYLLGETTFNPVENNQGPVMAAPDWGLYHPDRGVMSVVAERSRIKAWIEGNPGFIPPYDSLRWIDQNFSVWAEGQRADIYREFENWYTANKNITGPFIVVVSYNPSTTVDAIIREAEKQGRAVFNLYQGATNPAVSSLLEELALGVNGKGPLTRGIDAVISLYSWSLNYANLPSGGALAELERINIPVIKGVQLYSNSSLTNPLGAQYEWTWQVTIPGFEGVFSPIVVSYTDASWNEVVVQPGVEKIVKLADGWARLRELSNSDKKIAVILYSYPPGKDGFTASYLDVFRSLHDLLVKLNETGYRVERIPDVEELYRMVSEFGNRGTWAQPLLERYVSEHRAELQASGQLLDVQKYLAWFSKLPEKLRSEVISKWGSAPGRIMTVNGSIVIPGIMLGNIFVTVQPARGWDEVTDYHNPYLPPHHQYIAFYRWMENVFRANAMIHLGTHGTLEFLPGRMIGLMEDDWPFQLTGIPNIYPYIVSNPGEGMVAKDRSGALIIDHMTPAMVESGLYGKLIEIHDLIHQYENALKVGNSQILPALESQIRSRASEMGFNMSGNFTDALERLHLSLHEIESDIIPLGLHSLGRVLEGDELVEEVLTIASSRSEFLENIRKTLHPSKPAYSEMLKDPLRYSDEIALVKNLARTWIRNIINGTVPAGINLTDLEFINETIRRIRGNTEWQSLLSALGGGFVRPGLAGDPAWCDVLPTGVNFYATNPKKMPTRAAWETAKRITDTLLAEYYTKHGRFPELIGMVMWGTELLRTDGVAIAEFMYLLGVKPQWNTNGDVKPEPALMNASELKITVNGVEIPRPRIDVFVTAVTGNQLWIDLMNAAVKMAAEANDTENHIKRHYSECGSLDRVFGLRGLVLEGTGVSDMTPATSRWNTSAELADVYLSRVSYAWRSTPGGVDIKQNRGTFQYLLGRVNLVTQNLDSTWRLIDTDDYYDWFGGMVLASRHLGGNPDTALVDIRNRNTVTVRTVTEEIELEVRSQLLNPRYMDSLLSSPSGWLEYASRYKNVFGVAVTTGAVSNELWNQLAVNLLSDRFRASRDYEAVAAQSMIAWVLEAARRNIWNADRAVMRDLANRYIELAGQYGVVCCHHTCANIVFNNWLVKVSSVNQADLKRFAAALAAATGASVNIPEGGGSENPGHSGSESNGESAGNGQKPSGSPGESHSGSSGSVDESQDTATPGETVKGSESGKAYEVSASTRSGSSESQVPLYALLGVVSLVLLVGFGYWRGR
- a CDS encoding ATP-binding protein — translated: MPIISLNRTDNFFGREKEIRRIKEALNDPGFVILTGRMGSGKTAILRRFHGENPNRTTFIDMRCTDIRRIHEGIPDFRRITVLARTVEWNVLLDSMSPERSAFTEAWKMSQMHSMSCAVAVRYSEQLIRDIQGELPLAAVVEVPPLTERETEMYIRLKAPGFRAVGAGIAYIHEVTEGMPLFIDSFLNVLSDGIIYGPALLEENFQAKFQQIAFPWIAELNCLTQREKGILSLLKDGPLKSDEIPAESSELDELELRGFIELHGDEWSIGSELLRRVIVELENQTGCI
- a CDS encoding CRISPR-associated transcriptional regulator Csa3, with product MDTTLISTIYSIEPVMFCITQFSPKKVVLLKEDKAPREKEQVEQVLRDTLGNFVEITTFETSLYDVVTIAKDMVEIIDEERANGRRVVVNISGGRKTQALGALFGCYARNHDVQRIVYVTEEDSELIDLPILSFGISKTKKQVLEELKAGETSVKNLAIKIGISRGMTYNHIRELRDMGFIDREKLEITSAGELAVL
- a CDS encoding DUF2085 domain-containing protein, which translates into the protein MKLKYLCHRKPERTFSVRGHYFPVCSRCTGIYTGAFAYFIYAYFTVIEYDITLIIIGVLMIVPTFLDGFTQLLGYRESNNILRFSTGFAAGVGLGILTKAVKYFIIHL